A genomic region of Coriobacteriaceae bacterium contains the following coding sequences:
- the trxA gene encoding thioredoxin: protein MVQHATSADFDEVVLGAQEPVLVDFFATWCGPCNMLAPVIEEVADEMQGKAHVFKVDIDESRDIAERYHISSVPTLMLFKNGEPVKKNVGAMPKYGVLAMFD, encoded by the coding sequence ATGGTTCAGCATGCAACTTCAGCAGACTTCGACGAGGTCGTCCTCGGTGCGCAGGAGCCCGTGCTCGTAGACTTCTTTGCAACGTGGTGTGGCCCGTGCAATATGCTCGCACCTGTCATCGAGGAGGTTGCCGACGAGATGCAGGGCAAGGCGCATGTCTTCAAGGTCGACATCGACGAGAGCCGCGATATCGCCGAGCGCTATCACATCAGCTCCGTACCGACCCTGATGCTCTTCAAGAACGGTGAGCCCGTCAAGAAGAACGTGGGCGCAATGCCCAAGTACGGCGTCCTCGCCATGTTCGACTAG
- the trxB gene encoding thioredoxin-disulfide reductase translates to MAADTSTTYDALIIGAGPAGLTAAMYCARAGLTCAVIERLAPGGQMALTEHLENYPGFNQSTSGYELSEIMTKQATSFGAQIIYDAVLSVDFDACPKKLHMASGDDLTAKTVIIATGVRPALLSIPGEEEFKGSGVSYCATCDGNFFKGKDVCVVGGGNTAVADAIYLSRICNKVTVIVRRDVLRATAIYNVKLKELDNVEIIWNTTVEEIVGEDFAVTGLKLKNVNTGEESNIACSALFVAIGTVPNVEFLNNAVKLDRTGHVVTNSVGETSVPGVYAAGDIRSKELYQITTAVADGANAAEDVAQYLIQHE, encoded by the coding sequence ATGGCAGCCGATACGTCGACAACGTATGATGCCCTGATCATCGGGGCGGGTCCGGCGGGTTTGACCGCCGCAATGTACTGTGCACGTGCGGGTCTTACGTGTGCGGTTATCGAACGACTCGCCCCCGGTGGCCAGATGGCGCTTACCGAGCATCTGGAGAACTATCCCGGCTTCAACCAGTCGACGAGTGGCTATGAGCTCTCGGAGATCATGACCAAGCAGGCGACGAGCTTCGGCGCGCAGATTATCTACGATGCCGTGCTCTCCGTTGACTTCGATGCCTGCCCCAAGAAGCTTCATATGGCATCTGGCGATGACTTGACGGCGAAGACGGTCATCATCGCCACCGGCGTCAGGCCTGCCCTGCTCAGCATTCCGGGCGAGGAAGAGTTCAAGGGCTCGGGTGTCTCGTATTGCGCTACCTGCGATGGCAACTTTTTCAAGGGCAAGGACGTCTGCGTCGTCGGCGGCGGCAATACGGCCGTCGCGGATGCGATCTACCTCTCGCGCATCTGCAATAAGGTGACGGTCATCGTACGCCGTGACGTGTTGCGCGCCACGGCCATCTACAACGTCAAGCTCAAGGAGCTCGACAATGTCGAGATCATCTGGAACACGACCGTGGAGGAAATCGTCGGCGAGGATTTCGCGGTCACGGGACTCAAGCTCAAGAACGTGAACACGGGCGAGGAGTCGAACATCGCGTGTTCGGCGCTCTTCGTCGCTATCGGCACCGTGCCCAACGTCGAGTTCTTGAACAATGCCGTCAAGCTTGATCGCACCGGCCACGTCGTCACCAATTCGGTGGGGGAGACGAGCGTGCCGGGCGTCTACGCAGCGGGCGACATACGCTCCAAGGAGCTTTACCAGATCACGACGGCAGTCGCCGATGGCGCCAATGCCGCCGAAGACGTCGCCCAGTACCTCATCCAGCACGAATAA
- a CDS encoding glutamine synthetase III, with amino-acid sequence MAEDISKIYGSMVFNDKVMHDRLPKPVYKSLHETIQNGTALDEDSANAVAHAMKEWAIENGCTHYTHWFQPLSGITSEKHDAFIDPLGDGAAITSFSGKELIQGEPDASSFPSGGLRGTAEARGYTAWDPTSFAFIKDEVLCIPTAFISYTGESLDKKTPLLRSMRAISDQAKRVLACFGIDDVPQVITTVGAEQEYFLIKEDDYRRRPDLIMCGRTLFGAHPMKGQELEEHYFGAIREVVSDFMKEVDDTLWRMGVDAKTKHNEVAPCQHEIAPIFSRANVAIDNNLLTMEVLREAAPHHGLACLLNEKPFKGINGSGKHDNWSIATPGLNMLNPGDDPAHNYIFLLSLAAVIQGVDDYQELLRATVASAGNDHRLGANEAPPAIVSIFLGDELTSIVDAIAAGEDAISHKMGRMDLGSEVLPSLEQDNTDRNRTSPFAFTGNRFEFRMPGSELNLSSPNTVLNAAVAKSFKEYADRLEGAEDVEAEAIAICRDVFNAHKRIIFNGNGYSEEWPIEAERRGLANNRTTPEALQAYIKPESIELMDSFGILDEAEMRARYGVDMEHYAKVKNIEAMCMLDIANRIITPAVIKYSKVVADEIIAKKAVNPDLSAETEEKLLERLSDCLHEMGLKTHALHMLHEEAYDKETWPERAAAYVELVVPAMDNLRSVADRLEELTDRAYWPMPTYNDMLFYV; translated from the coding sequence ATGGCGGAAGATATCAGCAAGATCTACGGAAGCATGGTGTTCAACGACAAGGTCATGCATGACCGCTTGCCCAAGCCGGTGTACAAGAGCCTGCACGAGACCATTCAGAACGGAACGGCGCTCGATGAGGACTCCGCCAATGCCGTGGCGCACGCCATGAAGGAATGGGCCATCGAAAACGGCTGCACGCACTACACGCACTGGTTCCAGCCGCTCTCCGGCATCACCTCGGAGAAGCATGACGCTTTCATCGACCCGCTTGGTGACGGTGCGGCCATCACGTCGTTCTCCGGCAAGGAGCTCATCCAGGGCGAGCCAGACGCGTCATCGTTCCCGAGTGGCGGCCTGCGTGGCACCGCCGAGGCACGTGGCTATACTGCCTGGGATCCGACGAGCTTCGCGTTCATCAAGGACGAGGTGCTATGTATCCCTACGGCGTTCATCTCCTATACGGGCGAGTCCCTCGACAAGAAGACCCCGCTTCTTCGCAGCATGAGGGCGATTTCCGACCAGGCCAAGCGCGTGCTTGCCTGCTTCGGCATCGACGATGTCCCGCAGGTCATCACCACCGTCGGCGCCGAGCAGGAGTACTTCCTCATCAAGGAGGACGATTACCGTCGTCGCCCCGACCTCATCATGTGCGGCAGGACGCTCTTTGGTGCCCACCCCATGAAGGGGCAGGAGCTCGAGGAGCACTACTTTGGCGCTATCCGTGAGGTCGTGAGCGACTTCATGAAAGAGGTCGATGACACGCTGTGGCGCATGGGCGTGGATGCGAAGACCAAGCACAACGAGGTCGCGCCATGCCAGCACGAAATCGCGCCCATCTTCTCGCGCGCGAACGTCGCCATCGACAACAACCTTCTGACGATGGAGGTGCTGCGCGAGGCAGCGCCGCATCATGGGCTTGCCTGCCTGCTCAACGAGAAGCCCTTCAAGGGCATCAACGGCTCGGGCAAGCACGATAACTGGTCCATAGCCACGCCTGGCCTCAACATGCTCAACCCCGGCGATGACCCGGCGCACAACTACATCTTCCTGCTCTCGCTCGCTGCCGTCATCCAGGGTGTCGACGATTATCAGGAACTGCTGCGCGCCACGGTTGCATCTGCCGGCAACGATCATCGTCTCGGTGCGAACGAGGCGCCGCCCGCCATCGTGTCGATCTTCCTGGGCGACGAGCTCACGAGTATCGTCGACGCGATTGCCGCGGGCGAGGATGCCATCTCGCACAAGATGGGACGCATGGACCTCGGCAGCGAGGTGCTTCCCTCGCTCGAGCAGGACAACACCGACCGCAACCGCACGTCTCCGTTTGCGTTCACCGGCAACCGTTTCGAGTTCCGCATGCCGGGTAGCGAGCTCAACCTCTCGTCTCCCAACACGGTGCTCAACGCTGCCGTTGCCAAGAGCTTCAAGGAATACGCCGATCGTCTCGAAGGCGCCGAGGATGTCGAGGCCGAGGCAATCGCCATCTGCCGCGATGTCTTCAACGCGCACAAGCGCATCATCTTCAACGGCAACGGCTATTCCGAGGAATGGCCCATCGAGGCCGAGCGCCGTGGCCTTGCCAACAACCGTACGACGCCCGAAGCCCTGCAGGCCTACATCAAGCCCGAGAGCATCGAGCTCATGGACAGCTTCGGCATCCTCGACGAGGCCGAGATGCGCGCTCGTTATGGCGTCGACATGGAGCATTACGCCAAGGTGAAGAACATCGAGGCGATGTGCATGCTCGACATCGCGAATCGCATCATCACGCCGGCCGTCATCAAGTACAGCAAGGTCGTCGCCGACGAGATCATCGCCAAGAAGGCCGTCAATCCCGACCTGTCGGCCGAGACCGAGGAGAAGCTGCTCGAACGCCTGTCTGATTGCCTGCACGAGATGGGCCTCAAGACGCACGCGCTGCACATGTTGCACGAGGAGGCCTACGACAAGGAGACCTGGCCCGAGCGTGCCGCTGCTTACGTCGAGCTCGTCGTGCCCGCCATGGACAATCTGCGCAGCGTCGCCGACCGCCTCGAGGAGCTCACCGATCGCGCCTATTGGCCGATGCCCACGTACAACGACATGCTCTTCTACGTCTAA
- the glmM gene encoding phosphoglucosamine mutase — protein sequence MARLFGTDGVRGVAGEELDRDLAVALGRAAVRKIGKRIFIGRDSRESGPMLEQALVDGICAEGGQPAVVGIVPTPAVALITREMGADCGIVISASHNPPEYNGIKFFDGEGYKLPDALEDEMQELVEELRGEQVETGQSRPVPNAALYYANHAAAVLQERGVDLSGMKIAVDCAHGASCETTPATLRALGAEVFVINADPDGSEINVGCGSTHLEPVKFLMESRGADIAIAHDGDADRMLALASDGTVIDGDFLLAICAKDLKERGLLDNNLVVSTVMANLGFQLAMKREGIDVITTKVGDRYVLEAMREHGAVLGGEQSGHIIFGKRNTTGDGLVSALELLGVIAASGKTAKELMEVMEKFPQALVNVRVTDRALYEGNEAIAAAEAAAEEELGEEGRLLVRASGTEPLIRVMVEAHTQEQADAIANRVADVVIEQIGA from the coding sequence ATGGCTCGATTGTTTGGTACGGATGGCGTACGCGGCGTCGCAGGTGAGGAACTCGACCGCGACCTGGCGGTCGCCCTGGGGCGTGCGGCGGTCCGCAAGATCGGCAAGCGCATCTTCATCGGGCGCGATAGCCGCGAGTCAGGTCCCATGCTCGAGCAAGCGCTCGTTGACGGCATCTGCGCGGAAGGCGGACAACCCGCCGTCGTCGGCATCGTGCCGACGCCCGCCGTCGCGCTCATCACGCGTGAGATGGGTGCCGATTGCGGTATCGTCATCTCGGCAAGCCACAATCCGCCCGAATACAACGGCATCAAGTTCTTCGACGGCGAGGGCTACAAGCTGCCCGACGCGCTCGAGGACGAAATGCAGGAGCTCGTCGAGGAGCTGCGCGGCGAGCAGGTCGAGACCGGACAATCGCGTCCTGTGCCCAATGCCGCTCTCTATTACGCCAACCATGCGGCTGCGGTGCTGCAGGAGCGCGGCGTCGACCTTTCCGGCATGAAGATTGCCGTTGATTGCGCTCACGGCGCATCGTGTGAGACGACGCCGGCCACCCTGCGCGCGCTCGGTGCCGAGGTCTTCGTCATCAACGCCGATCCCGATGGCAGCGAGATCAACGTGGGCTGTGGCTCGACGCACCTCGAGCCGGTGAAGTTCCTGATGGAAAGCCGCGGTGCCGATATCGCGATTGCCCATGACGGCGATGCCGACCGCATGCTCGCACTCGCATCCGACGGTACGGTCATCGACGGCGATTTTCTGCTCGCCATCTGCGCGAAGGACCTCAAGGAGCGCGGTTTGCTCGACAACAATCTCGTTGTGTCGACGGTCATGGCCAATCTCGGCTTCCAGCTTGCCATGAAACGGGAGGGCATCGACGTCATCACCACCAAGGTGGGCGACCGCTACGTGCTCGAGGCCATGCGCGAGCACGGCGCCGTGCTTGGCGGCGAGCAATCCGGCCACATCATCTTCGGCAAACGCAACACGACGGGTGACGGTCTCGTGTCCGCGCTCGAGCTGCTCGGTGTCATTGCCGCAAGTGGCAAAACGGCCAAGGAACTCATGGAGGTAATGGAGAAGTTCCCGCAGGCGCTCGTCAACGTGCGCGTTACCGACCGTGCCCTCTACGAGGGAAACGAGGCTATCGCCGCCGCCGAGGCAGCTGCCGAGGAGGAGCTCGGCGAGGAGGGTCGTCTGCTCGTGAGGGCGTCGGGCACCGAACCGCTCATTCGCGTCATGGTCGAAGCACACACGCAGGAACAGGCCGATGCGATTGCCAATCGCGTGGCCGATGTCGTGATCGAACAGATTGGCGCTTAG
- a CDS encoding sodium-dependent transporter, with product MAQEVKEVQEASTRATWSGKWAFILAAAASAVGLGNLWRFPYLAAKYGGGMFLLTYLVLVLTFGVSLLLLETALGRKTRQSVIGAFRHFGAKFTFIGVLAAAVPFIITPYYCIIGGWVTKYMVSYVTAGPAALADGGDFFGGFISSNTESFLFMLVFMAIVFIIVALGVQKGIEKANLIMMPALIVMAIAIAVFVLTMPGALEGAAYYLVPDFSKFSPELVINALGQMFYSLSLAMGIMVTYGSYMRKQDSLTSSVTRIAGFDFGVSFFAGLMIVPAAFVAMGSAEAVAAKSGPSLMFITLPEVFNTMDLTWATVIGFVFFLLVFFAALTSAISLTEALVSIVSDGTHLSRTKSLIIVMIFIVAVGFVVNAGYNSLSFIQPIGEGSTLLDFFDFISNSVLMPIVAILTCVFVGWIIKPKALIEEIEILSEFKAEKAWVVMIKYIAPILVAVILITNILPFITG from the coding sequence ATGGCACAAGAAGTTAAGGAAGTTCAAGAAGCATCGACCCGTGCAACGTGGTCGGGTAAGTGGGCGTTCATTTTGGCTGCGGCGGCATCGGCCGTCGGCCTCGGAAATCTCTGGCGTTTTCCGTATCTCGCCGCGAAGTACGGTGGCGGCATGTTCCTGCTCACCTACCTGGTGCTCGTTTTGACCTTCGGCGTCTCCCTGTTGCTGCTCGAGACCGCGCTCGGTCGCAAGACGCGCCAATCCGTCATCGGCGCCTTCAGGCATTTTGGCGCCAAGTTCACCTTCATTGGCGTGCTCGCGGCGGCCGTGCCGTTCATCATCACGCCGTATTACTGCATCATCGGCGGTTGGGTCACCAAGTACATGGTGAGCTACGTCACGGCGGGTCCGGCGGCACTGGCCGATGGTGGCGACTTCTTTGGCGGCTTCATCAGCAGCAACACTGAGAGTTTCCTGTTCATGCTCGTCTTCATGGCAATCGTCTTCATTATCGTCGCGCTTGGCGTGCAAAAGGGCATCGAGAAGGCCAATCTCATCATGATGCCTGCGCTCATCGTCATGGCAATCGCGATTGCTGTTTTCGTGCTCACGATGCCTGGCGCACTCGAGGGCGCCGCGTACTACCTCGTGCCCGACTTCAGCAAGTTCTCGCCCGAGCTCGTCATCAACGCGTTGGGGCAGATGTTCTACTCGCTTTCGCTGGCCATGGGCATCATGGTTACGTATGGCAGCTACATGCGCAAGCAGGACAGCCTGACGTCATCGGTCACGCGCATCGCGGGCTTTGACTTCGGCGTCTCGTTCTTCGCCGGTCTCATGATCGTGCCGGCTGCCTTCGTTGCGATGGGCTCTGCCGAGGCCGTTGCCGCAAAGTCCGGTCCGTCACTCATGTTCATCACCCTGCCCGAGGTGTTCAACACGATGGACCTCACCTGGGCGACCGTCATCGGTTTCGTGTTCTTCTTGCTCGTGTTCTTCGCGGCGTTGACGAGTGCCATCAGCCTGACCGAGGCGCTCGTGTCGATCGTGTCCGACGGCACGCATCTGTCGCGCACCAAGTCCCTCATCATCGTGATGATCTTCATCGTGGCGGTTGGCTTCGTCGTCAATGCGGGCTATAACTCGCTGTCGTTTATCCAGCCCATCGGCGAGGGATCGACGCTGCTCGACTTCTTCGACTTCATCTCGAACTCGGTGCTCATGCCCATCGTCGCGATTCTGACCTGCGTCTTCGTTGGTTGGATTATCAAGCCCAAGGCGCTTATCGAGGAGATCGAGATTTTAAGCGAGTTCAAGGCCGAGAAGGCCTGGGTCGTTATGATCAAGTACATCGCCCCGATTCTCGTCGCGGTGATTCTCATCACGAATATTCTTCCCTTCATAACGGGGTAA
- a CDS encoding metalloregulator ArsR/SmtB family transcription factor codes for MAKGKKKDKDKKKSKAKDKAAKLELKADVKPSKSKPEKKHDKKHDATPQVQPASKTVSTAKPAATQPKMSSAYVPKHSMGSHSKTTSKPQTIYDMQPMNFKMPSEESLFSLANLFKIFADPTRLKILYSLVEGPKCVADIAHAAGVTQGATSHQLRSMKQERLVDFVRDGKQVIYSLADDRVQTLLSQGYSYING; via the coding sequence ATGGCAAAGGGCAAGAAGAAGGACAAGGACAAGAAGAAGAGCAAGGCGAAAGACAAGGCCGCGAAGCTCGAGCTCAAGGCCGATGTCAAGCCATCGAAGTCCAAGCCCGAGAAGAAGCACGACAAGAAGCATGACGCAACGCCGCAGGTGCAGCCTGCGAGCAAGACCGTGTCCACGGCCAAGCCGGCGGCAACACAGCCCAAGATGTCCTCGGCCTATGTGCCCAAGCACTCGATGGGGTCACATAGCAAGACCACGTCCAAGCCGCAGACCATTTACGACATGCAGCCGATGAACTTCAAGATGCCGAGCGAGGAGTCACTCTTCAGCCTCGCCAACCTCTTCAAGATCTTCGCTGACCCAACGCGTCTCAAGATTCTGTACTCCCTCGTGGAGGGTCCCAAGTGCGTCGCTGACATCGCGCATGCAGCGGGGGTCACGCAGGGTGCCACCTCGCACCAGCTGCGCAGCATGAAGCAGGAGCGTCTCGTGGACTTCGTACGCGATGGCAAGCAGGTCATTTACTCGCTGGCCGATGACCGCGTGCAGACGTTGCTCTCGCAGGGGTATTCGTACATCAATGGCTAG
- a CDS encoding DNA repair protein has product MEENGKKQRSYVAIDLKSFYASVECAERGLDALTTNLVVADKRRTEKTICLAVSPSLKAHGISGRARLFEVIQAVKKINAQRRAQAPGRKLVGSSSNAVELSQHPELALDYVIAPPRMALYLQRSTEIYEIYLRHVAPEDIHVYSIDEVFIDVTGYLRTAGMTAHEFAAMLISDVLAETGITATVGLGTNLYLAKVAMDIVAKHIPAGPDGARIAELDEMSYRRLLWNHRPLTDFWRVGLATARKLDQVGLGTMGDIARASVAGPQASRNEDTLYDLFGVNAELLIDHAWGWEPCTLADVRAYRPESNSLGSGQVLQHPYPFNKTRLVMREMAEQLSLDLVEKGLVTTQIVITVGYDRKNLEDPVIASQYDGDTTTDFYGRTVPKHAHGSINLPRHTSSSRLIVDAALELFDSTVNPHLLARRLNITACDVKREQESTQDTPQEEQLELFADYDKDERANAVKEQELSQEHRRQEAILAARRRFGKNAVLKGTNLQEGATQTQRNKQIGGHQA; this is encoded by the coding sequence GTCTCGCCTTCTCTCAAGGCACACGGCATCTCGGGCAGGGCACGCCTCTTCGAGGTCATCCAGGCCGTCAAGAAAATCAACGCCCAGCGCAGAGCGCAGGCGCCGGGCCGCAAACTCGTAGGCTCCTCGAGCAATGCCGTCGAGCTATCCCAACATCCCGAGCTCGCCCTCGACTATGTCATCGCCCCGCCACGCATGGCCCTCTACCTGCAACGCAGTACAGAGATTTACGAGATATACCTGCGTCATGTCGCCCCCGAGGACATCCACGTCTACTCCATCGACGAGGTCTTCATCGACGTGACGGGCTACCTGCGCACAGCCGGCATGACGGCACACGAGTTCGCCGCCATGCTCATCTCGGACGTTCTGGCCGAGACGGGTATTACGGCCACGGTCGGTCTCGGCACCAACCTCTACCTTGCCAAGGTCGCGATGGATATCGTTGCCAAGCATATACCCGCCGGCCCGGATGGGGCACGCATCGCCGAGCTCGACGAGATGAGCTACCGCCGCCTGCTCTGGAACCATCGCCCTCTCACGGACTTCTGGCGTGTGGGTCTCGCGACAGCTCGCAAGCTCGACCAGGTGGGGCTCGGCACGATGGGGGATATCGCCCGGGCATCGGTTGCCGGTCCGCAGGCAAGCAGGAACGAGGACACGCTCTACGACCTTTTCGGCGTAAACGCCGAGCTGCTCATCGACCACGCCTGGGGCTGGGAGCCCTGCACGCTCGCAGACGTCCGGGCGTATCGTCCCGAGTCCAACAGCCTCGGCTCAGGGCAGGTGCTACAGCACCCTTATCCCTTCAACAAGACGCGCCTCGTCATGCGCGAGATGGCCGAGCAGCTCAGCCTCGACCTTGTCGAGAAGGGTCTCGTCACCACTCAAATCGTCATCACCGTCGGCTACGACAGAAAGAACCTGGAAGACCCGGTCATCGCATCGCAATACGATGGCGATACCACCACCGATTTCTACGGTCGCACGGTACCCAAACATGCCCACGGCTCCATTAACCTGCCACGTCATACCTCGTCGTCACGTCTCATCGTCGATGCCGCCCTCGAGCTTTTCGACTCGACCGTCAACCCACACTTGCTCGCCCGTCGCCTTAACATCACGGCATGTGACGTCAAGCGCGAGCAAGAGAGCACGCAGGATACCCCACAAGAAGAACAACTCGAGCTCTTTGCCGATTACGACAAGGACGAGCGTGCCAACGCCGTCAAAGAGCAAGAGCTATCCCAGGAGCATCGCCGCCAGGAGGCAATACTGGCGGCTAGAAGGCGCTTCGGCAAGAATGCCGTGCTCAAGGGCACGAACTTGCAGGAGGGCGCCACGCAAACGCAACGCAACAAGCAGATCGGAGGCCATCAGGCATGA